TGGAAAGCATCACCGTGCTGTCTGCCGATGACAAAGGTCCGGTTTCCGTGACCAAAATTATCGACGGCGCTGAACTGCTGATCCCAATGGCGGGCCTCATCAACAAAGAAGATGAACTGGCACGTCTGGCGAAAGAAGTGGCGAAAATCGAAGGTGAGATTGGCCGCATCGAAGGCAAGCTGTCGAACGAAGGTTTCGTGGCGCGTGCCCCAGAAGCGGTTATCGCCAAAGAGCGCGAGAAGCTGGACGGCTACGCTGAAGCAAAAGCGAAGCTGATTGAGCAGCAGGCCGTTATCGCTGCACTGTAATACCTCAACCCCTTACGCGGCGACGCGTAAGGGGTCTCCCCGCTAAAATATCCCTGCTTGCACTGCTTTTTCTGCAATGTTATTAACTGCGTTAACTGTCATTTTTTTCATGAGTAATGCGATGAACGTACTGACCGAGACCGCAACGACGTTGCGTCGAATAACGACGATAGACAACCCAGCGATTGCCAGCGTCATTCGCAAGGTCTCTGCCGAATACGGCCTCACAGCCGATAAAGGCTATACCGTTGCTGACCCGAACCTCGACGAGCTGTATCAGCTCTACAGCCAGCCAGGACACGCTTATTGGGTGATAGAACAGAACGGGAAAGTCGTGGGCGGCGGCGGCGTAGCACCGTTAACCTACAGCGAACCGGACATTTGCGAGCTGCAAAAAATGTATTTTCTACCTGAAGCGCGCGGAAAAGGCTTCGCGAAGAAGCTGGCGCTGCTGGCAATGGATCACGCTCGTGAGCACGGGTTTACCCGCTGCTATCTGGAAACAACGGCGTTTCTGACGGACGCTATCGCGCTGTATGAACGCCTCGGTTTTGAGCATATCGCTGAGCCGCTGGGCTGTACCGGCCACGTCGATTGTGAAGTACGGATGCTGAAAACGCTGTAATGCAGTTTGGTGCGGGATTCTTCCCCTCTCCCCTGCCTCAAGCGTTGCACCGAACAGTCCCCTCTCCCTGTGGGAGAGGGTTAGGGAGAGGGGATCCCGCTATGAAAACGGAACTCCGCATCTGGCGTTGAAATCAGCGCCGCTTCCACTTCCCCGAAATGGCGCACGCGCGGTGTGATATCGTCGTCTGACACCTGCTGAGCCAACGCCAGATAATCCTGATAATGCCGCGCCTCGGAGCGCAGTAGCGACAGATAAAACTTCTGCAGTTCATCATCCAGATGCGGTGCCAGCGCGGCAAAACGCTCGCAGGAGCGCGCCTCGATGTACGCCCCGCAAATCAGCTTATCGATAAGTGTCAGCGGTTCGTGAGTGCGCACTTCCTTAAGCATACCTTTGGCGTAGCGGCTGGCGGTTATCTTGACGTAAGGAATGTCCCGTGCGGTCATGATTTCCCGCACCTGCCAAAAGTGATGCAGCTCTTCTTTGATGAGCAGCACCATGCTGTCGATGAGCTGTCGGCCCCAGGCGTCGTCTGTCTGCGGCATCACGCTTTTACCAATCTGCTTTTGCAGGGCGACAAAATCAGGTTCAGGACCGCCACGAAATGCAAAGGCTTCGTACGGCTGCAGCCACGCCAGCAGCGCATCGGCCCCGGCTTTATCGGCCACGTATTTGCGTACCAACAGCATGGCAGTCTGCGCGGCTTTCAGCTCGCACACCAGATGGTCAGTCAGCAACAGAGGAAGGTGTTCAGGAGAACGGGCCCGGTCTATCCACGCCTGCGGCGTTGGGCACTGGAGAAAGGTTAAAACAGGAGCGAGTATTTGCGGGTAATGCATGAGTCTTGCGCGGTCTCGTGGATAAACGCTAAATAAAATGCGGCAGCAGGCGCTGCCGCATCCGTCATTACTTAGTGGCGAACGCCATCGTCGTCTTCGTCGATCTCGTCTTCGTCATCACCTTCTTCACCTTCACCGTTAGGATCTTCGAAGTAGGTTCCCCAGCCGTCATATTCCACACCAAACTTTTCTGCGAGGTTCATCAGCTGTTCAACCTGTGAATCAATGAGCTCCGGGTTCAGGGCGCATTCGCTAAGCGCGTCGCAGCAGATAACCACTTCGCCGCCTTCTTCCACTTCCAGCTCTTCCGGCTCGGTCACTTCGTAACCCAGTTTGAAGACTTCAACGGCCACTTTCTCCAGCGTTTCAAAATCGTCCGCAGAGAAATGGTGCTCGATGGTGTACAGCGCGTCCGGATCGCTGCCATCATCCAGTAACTCTTCAATAATCAGACGCGTCTCTTCACGCTGCTCTTCCAGGTGCTCCGGGTTTGCCATAGCTCGTTCCTCATGATGTGCGGCAGATACTTCTATTTTCACATACCGCAGTCAATGCCTCCACCTTTCCGAGAAAGAATTGTGAAACGGGGTTGCAAATGAATATTCATACATATAAATTGAATTTTAATTCAATAAGTGGCTTAAGCCATGAGAGGAAAATATGTCTGCGTTATACCAGAACCATTTTTTGAAATTACTGGATTTTACCCCTGCGCAACTCACTCACCTGCTGGCGCTGGCCGCACAGCTGAAAGCCGATAAAAAAAGCGGCAACGAAGTGGCAAAACTGACCGGCAAAAATATCGCGCTCATCTTCGAAAAAGACTCGACCCGTACCCGATGCTCTTTCGAAGTTGCCGCATACGATCAGGGCGCGCGCGTCACGTACCTCGGCCCTAGCGGCAGCCAGATTGGCCATAAAGAGTCGATCAAAGACACCGCGCGCGTGCTGGGCCGGATGTACGACGGCATTCAGTATCGCGGTCACGGCCAGGAAGTCGTTGAAACGCTGGCGCAATATGCAGGCGTTCCGGTGTGGAACGGGCTGACCAACGAGTTCCACCCGACGCAGCTGCTGGCCGATTTACTGACCATGCAGGAACACCTGCCGGGCAAAGCGTTCAATGAAATGACGCTGGTGTATGCGGGCGATGCGCGCAATAACATGGGCAATTCGGTGCTCGAAGCGGCGGCGCTGACGGGGCTGGATTTACGCCTGGTGGCCCCGCAAAGCTGCTGGCCAGAAGCGAGTCTGGTTGCGGAATGCAAAGCGTTGGCGCAGAAGAACGGCGGCAACATTACCCTGACAGAAGATGTCGCTGTGGGCGTGAAAGACGCCGATTTCATTTATACCGATGTGTGGGTGTCGATGGGCGAAGCGAAGTCAAAATGGGCCGAACGTATCGGGCTGCTGCGTGACTACCAGGTGAATAAGAACATGCTGGCGCTGACCGGCAATCCGCAGGTGAAGTTCCTGCATTGCCTGCCCGCCTTCCATGATGACGAGACCACACTCGGAAAACAGATGGCCGAAGAGTACGGTTTACACGGCGGAATGGAGGTCACGGACGAGGTATTTGAGTCGGCAGCGAGCATTGTTTTCGATCAGGCCGAAAACCGGATGCATACCATTAAAGCGGTGATGGTGGCGACGCTGGCACAGGCTTGATCCCCTGGATATGCCCGGCGGCGCGTTGCTTGCCGGGCCTACAAAACGGTCGTAGGCCCGGTCAGCGCAGCGCCACCGGGCATCAAACCCACGATCATTCAACCAACATCTTCACCACGGCCTTGCGCACCTTCGCAGGCGTACCCACGGCGCACAGCGGTTTATGCACTTCGCCGGGGTAGAACACCACGAAATCCCCTTCGCTCAGCACCACGGTTTTTTCCTGCACGCCTTCCGGCAGAAACGCGATGTCTTTATCCGCCAGCCAGTCGGTGTCCGGCTTGCCCGCGGGCTGGGTGCTAAACGTCATCCCTTCCTGGCCTTTGAGGATGATTTGAATATCGAGATATTTCGCATGATATTCCGCGCGACGCTCAGCAAACGGCTCAGTGCTGTCTTCGGAAATCAGATAAAACAGACGGTTACCGTCGATATCGTGTTTCCCAAGCGGCGTGGCGTCAGTCACGTGTGCCTTAACGTGTTCGATGGCCTGGCGCAGTTCCAGCGGCAGCCAATCATGCAGATGGTGAATATTTCCGGCGATCATTAAAACCTCCAAATATAAAACAATGTTTCATTTTGGATTTTTATACCCGCAATCGCCAGGCCACACCACTCCTTTTTTAGGGATATTTGCACTGGCGCAGGATCTTTTAAAGCAAACGTTTTCCTGTCTGTGAACGAATCGCTTGAATCCCGCGCTTAGCTGCGTATAATGCCAGCCGATTTGCCGGGAGGAAGCATGGTCAACTGCGTTCGACATTCTGTCTTACCGCGTCTGAAAACAGACGCTGGCCTGCCGTTTTTCTCCCGTTGCATCACCCCATTCAAGAAGCCCCTTTTTAAGGGGCTTTTTTTTTGCCCAGGCGTCAGGAGATAACCATGGCTAATCCGCTATATCAAAAACATATCATTTCCATAAACGATCTCAGCCGCGAAGACCTCGAACTGGTGCTGGCGACTGCCGCCAAACTGAAAGCGCACCCGCAGCCGGAGTTGCTGAAGCATAAGGTTATCGCCAGCTGCTTCTTTGAAGCCTCAACCCGCACCCGCCTGTCGTTCGAAACGTCGATGCACCGTCTGGGCGCAAGCGTAGTGGGCTTCTCGGACAGCACCAACACCTCGCTGGGCAAAAAAGGCGAAACCCTCGCCGACACCATTTCCGTGATCAGCACCTACGTGGACGCCATCGTGATGCGCCACCCGCAGGAAGGCGCGGCGCGTCTGGCGACCGAGTTTTCTGGCAATGTGCCCATCCTCAACGCCGGTGATGGCGCCAACCAGCATCCGACGCAAACCCTGCTCGACCTGTTCACCATCCAGGAAACCCAGGGCCGTCTGGAAAACCTAAGCATCGCGATGGTCGGCGACCTGAAATATGGCCGCACCGTGCACTCCCTGACCCAGGCGCTGGCGAAGTTTAATGGCAACCGTTTCTACTTTATCGCCCCGGACGCGCTGGCCATGCCGCAGTACATTCTTGATATGCTCGATGAAAAAGGCATTGTCTGGAGCCTGCATGGCACCATCGAAGAAGTGATGGCGGAAGTGGATATTCTGTATATGACTCGCGTACAGAAAGAGCGTCTGGACCCGTCCGAATACGCCAACGTGAAGGCGCAGTTTGTCCTGCGAGCGGCCGATCTCGACGGCGCGCGCAGCAACATGAAAGTGCTGCACCCGCTGCCACGCATTGATGAAATCACTACTGATGTCGATAAAACGCCGCACGCCTGGTACTTCCAGCAGGCCGGTAACGGCATCTTCGCGCGCCAGGCGTTACTGGCGCTGGTTCTGAACAGCGACCTGGCTCTGTAAGGGGAATGACGATGACACACGATACTAAACTTCAGGTAGAAGCCATCAAGCGTGGCACGGTGATTGACCATATCCCGGCGCAAATCGGCTTTAAGCTGCTGACGCTGTTCAAACTGACCGAAACCGACCAGCGCATCACCATCGGCCTGAACCTGCCATCTGGCGAAATGGGCCGTAAAGATTTGATTAAGATTGAGAATACCTTCCTGACCGACGAGCAAGTCAACCAGCTGTCGCTGTATGCGCCGGACGCCACAGTCAATCGCATCGACGACTACGAGGTGGTGGGTAAATCGCGTCCGAGCCTGCCGGAGCGCATCGAAGCGGTGCTCATCTGCCCGAACAGTAACTGCATCAGCCACGCGGAGCCGGTTTTATCCAGCTTTAGCGTCAAAAAGCGCGCCGACGATATCGCCCTGAAGTGCAAATACTGTGAAAAAGAGTTCTCTCATACTGTGGTGTTGGCCAACTAATTGAGGTTGGTATCAGAAGCCGGGCTGCCTATAATGGCCCGGTTACGCTAGACCCTAATCCCGCTGTCACAAATGGAGACATCATGACTAAAGTTATCGCGACGGAAAATGCACCAGCAGCCATCGGCCCATACGTTCAGGGCGTTGATTTAGGCAGTATGATTATCACTTCCGGTCAGATCCCGGTGTGCCCAAAAACCGGCACCGTAGCCGAAGACGTTTCCGCTCAGGCGCGTCAGTCTCTGGAAAACGTACAGGCTATCGTTGAAGCCGCAGGCCTGAAAGTGGGCGACATCGTGAAAACCACCGTTTTCGTGAAAGATCTCAACGATTTCGCCACCGTTAATGCCACCTACGAAGCGTTCTTCACCGAGCATAACGCAACCTTCCCGGCACGTTCATGTGTGGAAGTTGCGCGTCTGCCGAAAGATGTGAAAATTGAAATCGAAGCGATTGCCGTTCGTCGTTAATCGCCACGCATGCCCGGCGGCATTACGCCACCGGGTTTTGTAGGCCCGTGGGCAACCGTGACCGAGCTGCAAGACTCGTAGGCCCGGTAAGCAAAGCGCCACCGGGCAACCGTTTTACTCTATCCGCGTTGCGCGCAGCAGCGTTTCCAACGGATACACCGCCGCAATCACCACTTCATCCTGCGTTTTCGCCGCTTCATCCAGCTGCGACTGAATAGACGCATACTCTTTGTCATCCAGCGTGCCCTGTCGCGCCACCAAATCGGTTAATCGCAACCCTAACGCAGCCAGTTTATCGACCTGCAACGCCACCGGTTTCATACTCGCCAGCTGATGATTGCCGTCGGTCAGCACCAGCACATCCGCGGTGTTGTTCTGCCAGCGGGTGAAGACGTGGCGCAGTGCATCGGCACTCTCGTTATCTTCCGCGTCGCTGATCAAATTATCCGCCCACTCATTGAGCTGACGCACAGTGTTGCTCTCTGCCGGTAGCGCGTCGGCAAAACGGTTCAGCGGCTCAAAGGCGTGATAATTCCCGGCCTGGAATTTCAGGTGCTGGCGGGTGTAATACTGCGCAGGCTCAATCGCCTGCGCGAGGATCATCAGCGGTAGCGTGCTGCCGCCGTTTGCCAGCCGCGTGAATTGCACCAGCTGCTGCGTGTGCTGCTGCAGCCCGACGGACACCGTCGACCAGCTATCGATCGCCTGCAAGCGCTGATACATGTTGTCGGTATCGGTCACATCTTTCGCCGACCACAGGCGTTCTGCCACCACGAATCCGCGTGGCCACAGGCGGATATCCAGCACCGGGGCGACGATGTTTTCCGCCCACAGCGCGGCTTCACCACCGAGCAGATTCTTCTGCTGCGCTTCATCCGGCACCACCGGTTGAATGCCTTTCGGCACATCATCCAGGCGCTCCCCGACAATCGGATAGCGGACGTTGCCCACCAGGAAATAGCCTTTCAGTTGGTCATCGTGAATGCTCAGCACCGGACGGGTTTCGCCCATCCAGGTATCCACCGTGAAGGTTACCTGGTCCGGGCTCAGCCATTCGATATCGTCCACCGCGCGGCGGGATTTACCTTTGAAATCAATAAACCCACGCCATTCCTGGTCGCCTTTGACCAGCGTAAAGGTGCCTTCAACGGCGCTGCCCTTCAGGCGCGGCATGGTGAAGGTCCAGCTTTGGGCGCTATCGGCATCGCTGATTTTATCGATGCCGTTCAGGCCCTGCGGCACGATTTCATTGCGATAGTGATAAGCGGCACTTTGCGGCTGATCGAGGTAGAAGCCGGTCGACAGAATGCCTTTGTAGCCATTTTTCGCCACGTCGCCCAGCGCGTCCTGCCCTTGCCAGGACTGGATCAGAATGCTTTTCGGCAGGTCCGGATGATAAATTTCATCCCAGCCGACCATCTGGCGATGGTGTTTTTCGAGGATCGTTTCCAGCTTGCGGTTGAAGTACGCCTGCAGGGCGTGGCTGTCCGCCAGCTTGTTCTCCTGCATAAATTTCTGAATCGCCGGATTGTTTTTCCACTGGGTGTCATCCACTTCATCGCCGCCGATGTGCAAATACGGATCCGGGAAGATAGCCGCCAGTTCGCCGACCATCGTGTCCGCAAAGGCGTAAGTCGCTTCTTTGGTCGGGTCGAGCACCGGTTTCAGCACGCCCCAGTGGCGCTCCATTTCATACGGGCCCGGGGCGCTCATCAGTTCCGGATACGCCACCGCAATGGCCGAAGCGTGTCCCGGCATATCGATTTCCGGCACCACACGAATGCCGCGTTCCGCCGCGTAGCGCACGATGTCTTTCATCTGCGCCTGGGTGTAAAACTTGCCGTCGCTGGCGAGCTGTTGCAATTTCGGGTAACGCGTCGATGCAAAACGCCAGCCCTGATCGTCGGTCAGATGCCAGTGGAAGACGTTGAGTTTGGCCGCCGCCATGCCATCGAGCTGACGTTTGATATCCTCAATCGGCAGGAAGTGGCGCGCAGAATCCAGCAGTACGCCGCGCCATGGGAAGCGGGGCGTATCCTCAATGGTGACATAAGGAAGCGCGGTATTGTCCGGCCCGTTTTGCAGCAATTGCAGCAGCGTTTCAATGCCGTGCAGCGCGCCAAATCGGGTGTTGGCAGTCAGCTTCACGCCGCTTTCATCCACCACCAGCTTATAGCTTTCATCGCTGTCCGGCCGCGGAATGATCGGGACTTTATGCGCGATAACGATATCAATCGTCGGTGATTTTGCAGCCGCGCTTTGCGGCACCATTTCCCAGCCGGTCTGGCGGCCAATACGCGCGCGCAGACGGTTTACCGTATCACCTAAATCATCCCCGGAAAGATTGATCGTGAGCTGGTTATTCAGCACCAGCGCCCCCTGCGCCGAAGGGCGTTCAACCTGAGCCGGCCACGGCATCAGCGGTAAATCTCCGGCAGGCGTTGCCAGCGCAAAGCCGCTCAATAAGAGTCCGGTCGTCAACAAGCTGTAGCGCACAGTTTTAAGCATGAGGGTTCCTTTATGACGGGCCAAAAAAAGGCAATCCAATGAGGTAACACGAGGGATATTAAGGGTCAAGAGCGAGGCGCGACCTGCGTCACAACTTACTGGTAATTCAGTAAAATGCCATGAAAGTGTTGTGGCTGGTTCTCCCCCTCTCCCCTGCCCTCTCCCTGCCCTCTCCCATAGGGAGAGGGAGAAAACCAAAGCGCTCAACAGTTCCCTCTCCCATAGGGAGAGGGAGAAACCAAAGCGCTCAACAGTTCCCTCTCCCATAGGGAGAGGGAGAAAACCAAAGCGCTTAACAGTTCCCTCTCCCATAGGGAGAGGGAGAAAACCAAAGCGCTTAACAGTTCCCTCTCCCTGTGGGAGAGGGTTAGGGAGAGGGGAAACGCCACCTTACTGCCAACCATAACGCCGGGTATAGAACCCTTTCACC
This DNA window, taken from Scandinavium goeteborgense, encodes the following:
- a CDS encoding GNAT family N-acetyltransferase, whose amino-acid sequence is MNVLTETATTLRRITTIDNPAIASVIRKVSAEYGLTADKGYTVADPNLDELYQLYSQPGHAYWVIEQNGKVVGGGGVAPLTYSEPDICELQKMYFLPEARGKGFAKKLALLAMDHAREHGFTRCYLETTAFLTDAIALYERLGFEHIAEPLGCTGHVDCEVRMLKTL
- the miaE gene encoding tRNA isopentenyl-2-thiomethyl-A-37 hydroxylase MiaE, with the translated sequence MHYPQILAPVLTFLQCPTPQAWIDRARSPEHLPLLLTDHLVCELKAAQTAMLLVRKYVADKAGADALLAWLQPYEAFAFRGGPEPDFVALQKQIGKSVMPQTDDAWGRQLIDSMVLLIKEELHHFWQVREIMTARDIPYVKITASRYAKGMLKEVRTHEPLTLIDKLICGAYIEARSCERFAALAPHLDDELQKFYLSLLRSEARHYQDYLALAQQVSDDDITPRVRHFGEVEAALISTPDAEFRFHSGIPSP
- the rraB gene encoding ribonuclease E inhibitor RraB → MANPEHLEEQREETRLIIEELLDDGSDPDALYTIEHHFSADDFETLEKVAVEVFKLGYEVTEPEELEVEEGGEVVICCDALSECALNPELIDSQVEQLMNLAEKFGVEYDGWGTYFEDPNGEGEEGDDEDEIDEDDDGVRH
- the argL gene encoding putative translational regulatory protein ArgL, with translation MNIHTYKLNFNSISGLSHERKICLRYTRTIF
- the argF gene encoding ornithine carbamoyltransferase — its product is MSALYQNHFLKLLDFTPAQLTHLLALAAQLKADKKSGNEVAKLTGKNIALIFEKDSTRTRCSFEVAAYDQGARVTYLGPSGSQIGHKESIKDTARVLGRMYDGIQYRGHGQEVVETLAQYAGVPVWNGLTNEFHPTQLLADLLTMQEHLPGKAFNEMTLVYAGDARNNMGNSVLEAAALTGLDLRLVAPQSCWPEASLVAECKALAQKNGGNITLTEDVAVGVKDADFIYTDVWVSMGEAKSKWAERIGLLRDYQVNKNMLALTGNPQVKFLHCLPAFHDDETTLGKQMAEEYGLHGGMEVTDEVFESAASIVFDQAENRMHTIKAVMVATLAQA
- a CDS encoding YhcH/YjgK/YiaL family protein, producing MIAGNIHHLHDWLPLELRQAIEHVKAHVTDATPLGKHDIDGNRLFYLISEDSTEPFAERRAEYHAKYLDIQIILKGQEGMTFSTQPAGKPDTDWLADKDIAFLPEGVQEKTVVLSEGDFVVFYPGEVHKPLCAVGTPAKVRKAVVKMLVE
- the pyrL gene encoding pyr operon leader peptide — protein: MVNCVRHSVLPRLKTDAGLPFFSRCITPFKKPLFKGLFFCPGVRR
- the pyrB gene encoding aspartate carbamoyltransferase, whose product is MANPLYQKHIISINDLSREDLELVLATAAKLKAHPQPELLKHKVIASCFFEASTRTRLSFETSMHRLGASVVGFSDSTNTSLGKKGETLADTISVISTYVDAIVMRHPQEGAARLATEFSGNVPILNAGDGANQHPTQTLLDLFTIQETQGRLENLSIAMVGDLKYGRTVHSLTQALAKFNGNRFYFIAPDALAMPQYILDMLDEKGIVWSLHGTIEEVMAEVDILYMTRVQKERLDPSEYANVKAQFVLRAADLDGARSNMKVLHPLPRIDEITTDVDKTPHAWYFQQAGNGIFARQALLALVLNSDLAL
- the pyrI gene encoding aspartate carbamoyltransferase regulatory subunit; its protein translation is MTHDTKLQVEAIKRGTVIDHIPAQIGFKLLTLFKLTETDQRITIGLNLPSGEMGRKDLIKIENTFLTDEQVNQLSLYAPDATVNRIDDYEVVGKSRPSLPERIEAVLICPNSNCISHAEPVLSSFSVKKRADDIALKCKYCEKEFSHTVVLAN
- a CDS encoding enamine/imine deaminase, which encodes MTKVIATENAPAAIGPYVQGVDLGSMIITSGQIPVCPKTGTVAEDVSAQARQSLENVQAIVEAAGLKVGDIVKTTVFVKDLNDFATVNATYEAFFTEHNATFPARSCVEVARLPKDVKIEIEAIAVRR
- a CDS encoding beta-N-acetylhexosaminidase, with the translated sequence MLKTVRYSLLTTGLLLSGFALATPAGDLPLMPWPAQVERPSAQGALVLNNQLTINLSGDDLGDTVNRLRARIGRQTGWEMVPQSAAAKSPTIDIVIAHKVPIIPRPDSDESYKLVVDESGVKLTANTRFGALHGIETLLQLLQNGPDNTALPYVTIEDTPRFPWRGVLLDSARHFLPIEDIKRQLDGMAAAKLNVFHWHLTDDQGWRFASTRYPKLQQLASDGKFYTQAQMKDIVRYAAERGIRVVPEIDMPGHASAIAVAYPELMSAPGPYEMERHWGVLKPVLDPTKEATYAFADTMVGELAAIFPDPYLHIGGDEVDDTQWKNNPAIQKFMQENKLADSHALQAYFNRKLETILEKHHRQMVGWDEIYHPDLPKSILIQSWQGQDALGDVAKNGYKGILSTGFYLDQPQSAAYHYRNEIVPQGLNGIDKISDADSAQSWTFTMPRLKGSAVEGTFTLVKGDQEWRGFIDFKGKSRRAVDDIEWLSPDQVTFTVDTWMGETRPVLSIHDDQLKGYFLVGNVRYPIVGERLDDVPKGIQPVVPDEAQQKNLLGGEAALWAENIVAPVLDIRLWPRGFVVAERLWSAKDVTDTDNMYQRLQAIDSWSTVSVGLQQHTQQLVQFTRLANGGSTLPLMILAQAIEPAQYYTRQHLKFQAGNYHAFEPLNRFADALPAESNTVRQLNEWADNLISDAEDNESADALRHVFTRWQNNTADVLVLTDGNHQLASMKPVALQVDKLAALGLRLTDLVARQGTLDDKEYASIQSQLDEAAKTQDEVVIAAVYPLETLLRATRIE